The following proteins come from a genomic window of Gossypium raimondii isolate GPD5lz chromosome 5, ASM2569854v1, whole genome shotgun sequence:
- the LOC105771195 gene encoding putative cyclic nucleotide-gated ion channel 8: protein MFGGAYKSQIIGGQKEKFVRLDDLDSPVSMASGTGGMKKGGFNVEGYKYSGPGKKKASKKSFNIGMMKGPEGLLTLGRNLRSEVTRVVFPEDLKVSDKMIFDPQDKSILLWNRFFVVSCILSVSVDPLFFYLPIFNGRAHCLGIDVRLGVTTTTIRTIIDAFYLIRMGLQFRTAYIAPSSRVFGRGELVIDPAQIATRYLSRYFIVDFLSVLPLPQMVVWKYLHKSKGSEVWATKQALLVIVFVQYIPRFVRFIPLTSELKKTAGTFADSAWVGAAYYLLWYILASHIAGAFWYLLAVERKDTCWRIACEQSGKCNIDFLYCGNKHMQGFAAWRRVRDKELDGKCGLQDDDSPFNYGIYTRAIESEIVSSNVFFSKFCYCLWWGLQNLSTLGQGLETSTYPGEVLFSIAIAIFGLILFALLIGNMQTYLQSLTVRLEEMRIKRRDSEQWMHHRALPEDLKERVRRYDQYKWLETRGVDEENLVQSLPKDLRRDIKRHLCLNLVRRVPLFANMDERLLDAICERLKPSLYTEHTYIVREGDPVNEMLFVIRGRLESVTTDGGRSGFFNRGLLKEGDFCGEELLTWALDPKAGSNLPLSTRTVMALTEVEAFALEAEELKFVSSQFRRLHSRQVQHTFRFYSQQWRTWAACFIQTAWRKYAKRKHAELRRKEEEEELDYYDDDDDDDQQALIGQTGSSTEQHSIRATIFASRFAANLRGHRGRGSTSSKSLLKVSKPTDPDFTDLDNR from the exons ATGTTTGGTGGTGCTTACAAGTCTCAGATTATTGGAGGTCAGAAGGAGAAATTTGTTAG GTTGGACGATTTAGACTCTCCAGTGTCAATGGCGTCAGGGACCGGAGGAATGAAGAAAGGTGGATTTAATGTAGAGGGCTACAAATACAGTGGTCCAGGAAAGAAGAAGGcatcaaaaaaatcatttaatatagGGATGATGAAAGGACCAGAAGGACTACTAACATTGGGTCGCAACCTCAGATCCGAGGTGACGCGAGTTGTGTTCCCGGAAGATCTCAAAGTGTCCgataaaatgatatttgatCCCCAAGATAAATCTATTTTGCTATGGAACAGGTTCTTTGTGGTGTCCTGCATTCTTTCAGTATCTGTCGATCCACTGTTTTTCTATCTTCCCATCTTCAATGGTCGAGCACATTGCCTTGGCATTGACGTAAGGTTGGGAGTCACAACTACCACCATTCGGACAATCATCGATGCTTTCTACCTCATTCGTATGGGTCTTCAGTTCCGCACAGCATATATCGCACCATCCTCGAGGGTTTTTGGACGAGGTGAACTTGTGATAGATCCTGCACAGATAGCTACTCGATATTTAAGTCGTTACTTCATTGTTGATTTTCTTTCTGTGCTCCCCCTGCCACAG ATGGTGGTGTGGAAATATCTTCACAAATCAAAAGGTTCAGAGGTATGGGCGACGAAACAGGCTTTGCTTGTCATTGTATTTGTTCAGTATATTCCTAGGTTTGTCCGCTTTATACCTTTAACTTCAGAGCTGAAGAAGACAGCCGGTACTTTCGCTGACAGTGCTTGGGTCGGTGCTGCTTATTATCTCCTATGGTACATTCTTGCTAGCCAT ATAGCTGGGGCCTTTTGGTACTTATTGGCAGTAGAGCGTAAAGACACATGCTGGCGAATTGCTTGTGAACAAAGTGGAAAGTGCAACATAGATTTCTTGTACTGCGGCAATAAGCATATGCAGGGTTTTGCAGCCTGGCGAAGGGTGAGAGACAAAGAACTTGATGGTAAATGTGGTCTTCAAGATGATGATTCACCATTCAATTATGGGATCTACACACGAGCTATAGAATCTGAGATTGTTTCATCCAACGTCTTTTTCTCTAAATTCTGTTACTGTCTCTGGTGGGGCTTACAGAATTTAAG CACCCTGGGTCAGGGCCTTGAAACCAGCACATATCCAGGAGAGGTTCTGTTTTCCATAGCAATAGCTATCTTTGGGCTTATCCTCTTCGCGCTTTTGATTGGAAACATGCAG ACCTACCTTCAGTCTCTTACAGTTCGTCTCGAGGAAATGAGGATTAAAAGGCGTGACTCCGAGCAGTGGATGCATCATCGTGCGCTTCCCGAGGATCTCAAGGAGAGAGTTCGACGTTATGACCAATACAAATGGTTAGAGACTCGTGGAGTTGACGAAGAAAACTTGGTCCAGAGTTTACCAAAAGATCTGAGGAGGGACATTAAGCGACATCTTTGTTTGAATCTGGTCCGACGG GTACCTCTGTTTGCTAACATGGATGAGAGGTTACTTGATGCAATTTGTGAGCGACTCAAACCAAGTTTATACACAGAACACACTTACATAGTCAGAGAAGGGGATCCAGTAAACGAGATGCTTTTTGTTATACGTGGCCGCCTCGAAAGTGTGACAACAGATGGCGGAAGGAGTGGGTTTTTCAACAGAGGTTTGCTGAAAGAAGGGGACTTTTGTGGTGAGGAGCTCTTGACTTGGGCGCTTGACCCCAAAGCTGGTTCCAACTTGCCATTATCAACTCGAACAGTCATGGCTTTAACGGAGGTGGAGGCATTTGCATTAGAAGCTGAAGAGCTGAAATTCGTTTCAAGTCAGTTCAGGCGGCTTCATAGTAGGCAGGTTCAGCACACCTTCCGCTTCTACTCACAGCAATGGCGTACTTGGGCAGCCTGCTTCATCCAAACCGCATGGCGCAAATATGCCAAAAGGAAACATGCAGAACTTCGACGCAAGGAAGAGGAGGAAGAGCTAGACtattatgatgatgatgatgatgacgatCAACAGGCCTTGATTGGCCAAACTGGTAGCTCCACAGAACAACACAGCATTCGTGCAACTATATTTGCATCACGGTTCGCGGCTAATCTTAGAGGCCACAGGGGTCGAGGCTCGACTAGTTCCAAGAGCTTGCTCAAGGTTTCAAAGCCAACAGATCCTGACTTCACTGATCTTGACAATCGTTAA